GGACTGGATGCGCGCCTATTACGAGATCAACGATTTCGAGCACCAACTGACGGAAAACGGCGCCATCGTGCTGAAGTTCTGGCTGGCCATCAGCAAGGAAGAGCAACTGGCGCGTTTCAAGGGGCGCGAGGACACCGGCTTCAAGCGTTTCAAGATCACCGACGAGGATTGGCGCAATCGCGACAAGTGGGATCTTTACCGCCAGGCGGTCAGTGACATGGTGGACCGCACCAGCACCAGCAAGGTGCCGTGGACGCTGGTGGAGGCCAACAACAAATACTTTGCGCGCATCAAGATACTGTCCACTATTTGCGACGCGCTGGAGGCCAGGTTGGGTGAATAAATTGGGATGGGGGCTGCTGCTGCTGCTGGGCTTGCCGGCGCAGGCCGAAACCACGCTGCGGGCCGGCGTGGCCAACGATAGCGGCGAGGCGTTGCGCGCGGCCGGCGATGGCGGATTGGCGCAGGCGTATCGCGATGCGCTGGGTTTGATCGCCCAGCAAAGCGGCATTCGCTTCCAGCTCGATTACTACCCTTCCCAACGGCTGGAACAGCTGTTCCAGGTGGGCAAGCTGGATGTGGAGGCGGGGGTCAATCCCGGCTGGCGGGCGCTGTCACCTGTGGCCGGCTTCTACACACTGTCAATCGGCGAGATGGATTTCGTGCTGTGCCTGCCGCCAGTCAAGGGCAGGCGGCAGGCCGCGCTGGCCGGGCTCAAGAGCGGCACCATAGGGACGTTGCTGGGTCAGCGCTACCCCAGCCTGGAGCCGTCTTTCCGCAGCCGCAAGCTGCTGCGCGACTGGTCCGCCAACGAAGATGAAATGCTGGATAAATTGCGCCAGGGCTTGGTACAGGCGGTCGTACTGGAACGGCGCCGCGCGCAATACTGGAGCCAGCGCGACGAGGGCGGCCGCTGCCAGCCTGGCGAGTCGGTCGGCAGCCAG
This genomic window from Chromobacterium phragmitis contains:
- a CDS encoding type 2 periplasmic-binding domain-containing protein gives rise to the protein MNKLGWGLLLLLGLPAQAETTLRAGVANDSGEALRAAGDGGLAQAYRDALGLIAQQSGIRFQLDYYPSQRLEQLFQVGKLDVEAGVNPGWRALSPVAGFYTLSIGEMDFVLCLPPVKGRRQAALAGLKSGTIGTLLGQRYPSLEPSFRSRKLLRDWSANEDEMLDKLRQGLVQAVVLERRRAQYWSQRDEGGRCQPGESVGSQPVALRLHPQYRELLPRLNQAIQQLNEQGRLRPLFARH